A part of Aquibium oceanicum genomic DNA contains:
- the cysK gene encoding cysteine synthase A — protein MSDANENARKPGRGRIYSSITETIGDTPIVRLDKFAKEKGIVANLLAKLEFFNPIASVKDRIGVAMIDAMEADGRIKPGETTLIEPTSGNTGIALAFAAAAKGYRLILTMPETMSIERRKMLALLGAELVLTEGPKGMKGAIAKAEELKSTIPGSVIPQQFENPANPDIHRRTTAEEIWNDTGGEVDIFVSGIGTGGTITGVGQVLKQRRPGLKVVAVEPEASPVLSGGQPGPHKIQGIGAGFAPKILDTSVYDEVIAVSNEDAFANARLLARIEGVPVGISSGAALQAAVIVGSRAENAGKTMVVIIPSFAERYLSTALFDGLG, from the coding sequence ATGAGCGACGCCAACGAGAATGCACGCAAGCCGGGACGGGGGCGGATCTACTCCTCCATCACCGAAACGATCGGCGACACGCCCATCGTGCGGCTGGACAAGTTCGCGAAGGAAAAAGGCATCGTCGCCAACCTTCTCGCCAAGCTCGAGTTCTTCAACCCCATAGCCAGCGTCAAGGATCGCATCGGCGTCGCGATGATCGATGCCATGGAAGCAGATGGCCGCATCAAGCCGGGCGAGACGACTTTGATCGAGCCGACCTCCGGCAACACCGGCATCGCGCTGGCCTTCGCGGCTGCGGCCAAGGGCTATCGCCTGATCCTGACGATGCCGGAGACCATGTCCATCGAGCGCCGCAAGATGCTGGCGCTGCTCGGCGCCGAACTCGTGCTGACCGAAGGCCCGAAAGGCATGAAGGGGGCGATCGCCAAGGCCGAGGAGCTCAAGTCGACCATCCCCGGCTCGGTCATACCGCAGCAGTTCGAGAATCCGGCGAACCCGGACATCCACCGCAGGACCACCGCCGAGGAGATCTGGAACGACACTGGCGGCGAGGTCGACATCTTCGTGTCAGGCATCGGGACGGGCGGCACTATCACGGGCGTCGGGCAGGTGCTGAAGCAGCGCCGACCGGGGCTGAAGGTGGTCGCCGTCGAGCCGGAGGCCTCTCCGGTTCTGTCCGGCGGCCAGCCGGGACCGCATAAGATCCAGGGCATTGGTGCAGGGTTCGCGCCGAAGATCCTCGACACCTCCGTCTACGACGAGGTGATCGCCGTCTCCAACGAAGACGCCTTCGCCAATGCGCGGCTACTTGCCAGGATCGAGGGGGTGCCGGTCGGAATCTCGTCGGGCGCGGCGCTTCAGGCGGCGGTGATCGTGGGAAGCCGCGCCGAGAACGCCGGCAAGACCATGGTCGTCATCATCCCGTCCTTCGCCGAGCGCTACCTGTCGACCGCGCTCTTCGATGGTCTCGGCTGA
- a CDS encoding type 1 glutamine amidotransferase domain-containing protein, producing the protein MPDIAQSRIAILATNGFEQSELEVPLSKLRQAGATVDVVSLESGEIKGWDKKDWGEPVTVDRVLDQANASDYDAIVLPGGQINPDLLRVEKKAIDFVKAFARAGKPVAAVCHAPWLLIEADLVKGKRATSYHSIRTDMINAGAKWEDSETVRDGNLITARNPGDLDAFVEAIVEAVEGTSEKRSAAE; encoded by the coding sequence ATGCCCGACATCGCGCAATCGAGGATCGCGATCCTCGCCACCAACGGCTTCGAGCAGTCCGAGCTCGAGGTCCCGCTGTCGAAACTGCGGCAGGCGGGCGCAACCGTCGACGTCGTCTCGCTGGAGAGCGGCGAGATCAAGGGGTGGGACAAGAAGGATTGGGGCGAGCCCGTGACCGTTGATCGCGTCCTGGATCAGGCTAATGCCTCCGACTACGACGCCATCGTCCTGCCGGGCGGGCAGATCAACCCCGATCTGCTGCGCGTCGAGAAGAAGGCGATCGATTTCGTGAAGGCCTTCGCCCGCGCCGGCAAGCCGGTCGCGGCCGTCTGCCACGCGCCATGGCTGCTCATCGAGGCGGACCTCGTGAAGGGCAAGCGTGCGACCTCGTACCACTCGATCAGGACCGACATGATCAATGCCGGTGCGAAGTGGGAAGATTCCGAAACCGTGCGCGACGGCAATCTCATCACCGCGCGCAACCCCGGCGATCTCGACGCCTTCGTCGAGGCGATCGTCGAGGCCGTCGAGGGGACTTCGGAAAAGCGTTCCGCCGCGGAGTAG
- a CDS encoding isocitrate lyase/PEP mutase family protein, protein MDKSRDIGAVFRALHTSADAFVIPNPWDVGTAKFLASLGFKALATTSAGYAFARGRPDGGIPFDEMIAHCKELVAATDLPVSADLENGKGDTPDSAAETVFAAEAAGLAGCSIEDFSGDETNAIYEFQHAVERVAAASEAARSLRRDFVLTARAENFLHDRSDLDDTIRRLRAFEEAGADVLYAPGLTSIDQVKAVCSALTKPVNILAVPGFSVRDLAEAGAKRISLGSKLTTAAFGAVEAAAREMLDEGTVDFSRKGTSFARLQALFSD, encoded by the coding sequence ATGGACAAGAGCAGGGACATCGGCGCGGTCTTCCGCGCGCTGCATACGTCGGCGGACGCGTTCGTCATTCCCAATCCCTGGGATGTCGGCACCGCGAAATTCCTCGCCTCGCTCGGCTTCAAGGCACTGGCCACCACCAGCGCCGGCTATGCCTTTGCGCGCGGCCGGCCTGACGGCGGCATCCCGTTCGACGAGATGATCGCGCATTGCAAGGAACTCGTCGCGGCCACCGACCTGCCCGTCTCGGCCGATCTGGAGAACGGAAAGGGCGACACGCCGGATTCCGCCGCCGAAACGGTGTTCGCAGCCGAAGCCGCCGGTCTCGCCGGCTGCTCGATCGAGGATTTTTCCGGCGACGAAACGAACGCGATCTACGAGTTTCAGCATGCGGTAGAGCGTGTGGCAGCGGCGAGTGAAGCGGCACGATCGCTTCGGCGCGACTTCGTGCTTACGGCGCGAGCGGAGAACTTCCTGCACGACCGGTCCGATCTCGACGACACGATCCGCCGCCTGAGAGCCTTCGAAGAGGCCGGAGCGGACGTGCTCTACGCGCCCGGACTCACCAGCATCGATCAGGTGAAGGCGGTCTGTTCGGCGCTCACGAAGCCGGTCAACATCCTCGCGGTTCCGGGATTTTCCGTCCGCGACCTCGCGGAAGCCGGCGCCAAACGTATTTCGCTCGGCTCGAAGCTTACGACCGCAGCCTTCGGCGCCGTCGAGGCGGCGGCGCGGGAGATGCTGGACGAGGGCACAGTCGACTTCTCGCGCAAGGGCACTTCCTTTGCCCGTCTGCAGGCGCTGTTTTCCGACTGA